In a single window of the Mesorhizobium shangrilense genome:
- a CDS encoding heme-dependent oxidative N-demethylase family protein, translating to MTLPAHTPYDGSSKPFTIGLKPLDPATWIEIDGTFDVQMREKRRLLASIPEEVFVEEPDTRAAQREVLDMIRTHVAATFPDRYQPGCKGLAIAGHPALTTAQMETLPPLQAAAHLVQEDLILMRRGEDGWRLAAGVLCFPSSWSLREKFGKPLQQIHVPVPGFGPGTRIADLIHRMFDNLKVEQPVERMNWSLQAVPDLYYPLSNDQRDERATTRPAKFADLAAVARGFIRVERQTLRKLPASGDILFTIRIFLDPFEALRRHPDGAELSRAFASQLAAMDDKQLDYKGLTADRDRLIEALHGFAAEPLA from the coding sequence GTGACCCTCCCCGCCCACACCCCCTATGACGGCTCGTCGAAGCCGTTCACGATCGGCCTGAAACCGCTCGACCCGGCGACGTGGATCGAGATCGACGGCACGTTCGACGTCCAGATGCGCGAGAAGCGGCGCCTGCTCGCCTCGATCCCCGAAGAGGTGTTCGTCGAGGAGCCGGATACGCGGGCCGCACAGCGCGAAGTGCTGGACATGATCCGCACCCATGTCGCCGCGACCTTTCCGGATCGCTACCAGCCGGGCTGCAAAGGCCTCGCGATCGCCGGCCATCCGGCGCTGACGACCGCGCAGATGGAGACGCTGCCGCCGCTGCAGGCCGCCGCCCATCTGGTGCAGGAGGATCTGATCCTGATGCGCCGGGGCGAGGACGGCTGGCGGCTGGCCGCCGGCGTGCTCTGCTTCCCCTCCTCCTGGTCGCTGCGCGAAAAATTCGGCAAGCCGCTGCAGCAGATCCATGTCCCCGTTCCCGGTTTCGGGCCCGGCACGCGTATCGCCGACCTCATCCACCGCATGTTCGACAATCTGAAGGTCGAACAGCCGGTCGAACGCATGAACTGGTCGCTGCAGGCCGTGCCCGACCTCTATTACCCGCTGTCCAACGACCAGCGGGACGAGCGCGCCACGACGCGGCCCGCCAAATTCGCGGACCTTGCGGCAGTCGCCCGGGGCTTCATCCGCGTCGAGCGGCAGACGCTGCGCAAGCTGCCAGCCTCCGGCGACATCCTGTTCACGATCAGAATCTTCCTCGACCCGTTCGAGGCGCTGCGGCGGCATCCAGACGGGGCAGAACTGTCGCGCGCCTTCGCCTCGCAGCTCGCGGCGATGGATGACAAGCAGCTCGATTACAAGGGCCTGACCGCCGACCGCGACCGGCTCATAGAGGCGCTGCACGGTTTTGCGGCCGAGCCCCTGGCCTAG
- a CDS encoding phenylacetate--CoA ligase family protein: MADHFDPLETRAPDAREAALFSALPAFLKAAKQNAPGLARWLADVDTDKVTDRAQLAKLPVLRKAELMEFQAAEPPFGGFADPAALRGNRIHLSPGPLWEPHAPEPDAWLGARALFAAGVRAGDIVHNAFAYHMTPGGFMIDQGARALGCTVFAAGIGNTDMQVDAAATLRPRVYCGTPDFLKVLLERANDAGKDLSSFRLGLVSGGALFPSMRDDYRARGVDVFQCYATAEFGVIAYESAAADGTPNPGMIVNENLIVEIVRPGTGDPVPDGEVGEVVVTSFNPAYPLVRLGTGDLSAVLPGASPCGRTNMRIKGWMGRADQRTKIKGMFVDPKQVAEVLRRHPEIARARLVVRRHGDSDAMTLHVEAAGGASPDAKAIAATLRDVTKLGGSVEIAAGGALPNDGKIISDERDYQS; encoded by the coding sequence ATGGCCGACCATTTCGACCCGCTGGAGACGCGCGCACCGGATGCCCGGGAGGCGGCTCTGTTCTCCGCCCTGCCCGCCTTCCTGAAAGCCGCAAAGCAGAACGCGCCCGGCCTCGCCCGCTGGTTGGCGGATGTCGACACGGACAAGGTCACCGACCGCGCGCAACTGGCGAAACTCCCCGTCCTGCGCAAGGCGGAACTCATGGAGTTCCAGGCGGCGGAGCCCCCCTTCGGCGGCTTTGCCGATCCGGCGGCCCTGCGCGGCAACCGCATCCACCTTTCGCCCGGCCCGCTGTGGGAGCCCCACGCTCCGGAACCCGATGCGTGGCTCGGCGCACGCGCCCTGTTCGCGGCCGGCGTCCGCGCCGGCGACATCGTGCACAACGCCTTCGCCTATCACATGACGCCCGGCGGCTTCATGATCGACCAGGGCGCCCGCGCGCTCGGCTGCACGGTGTTTGCCGCCGGCATCGGCAATACCGACATGCAGGTGGATGCCGCCGCCACGCTCCGGCCGCGCGTCTATTGCGGCACCCCCGATTTCCTGAAGGTGCTGCTGGAACGGGCAAATGACGCCGGCAAGGACCTGTCGTCCTTCCGGCTGGGCCTGGTCTCGGGCGGCGCCCTGTTTCCTTCCATGCGCGACGACTATCGCGCGCGGGGGGTCGACGTGTTCCAATGCTACGCGACGGCGGAATTCGGCGTCATCGCCTATGAAAGCGCCGCAGCGGACGGCACGCCCAACCCAGGCATGATCGTCAACGAGAACCTGATCGTCGAGATCGTGCGGCCAGGCACCGGCGACCCGGTGCCCGACGGTGAGGTCGGCGAGGTCGTGGTGACCAGCTTCAATCCCGCCTACCCGCTGGTTCGCCTCGGCACCGGCGATCTTTCGGCCGTGCTCCCGGGTGCATCCCCCTGCGGACGCACCAACATGCGCATCAAGGGCTGGATGGGGCGGGCCGACCAGCGGACCAAGATCAAGGGCATGTTCGTGGACCCGAAGCAGGTCGCCGAGGTGCTGCGGCGGCATCCCGAGATCGCGAGGGCGCGGCTGGTGGTGCGCCGCCACGGCGACAGCGACGCCATGACCCTGCACGTGGAGGCGGCAGGCGGAGCCTCGCCGGACGCCAAGGCGATCGCCGCCACGCTGCGCGATGTCACCAAGCTTGGCGGCAGCGTCGAGATCGCGGCGGGCGGCGCGCTTCCCAACGACGGCAAGATCATCTCCGACGAGCGCGACTACCAGTCCTGA
- a CDS encoding aminotransferase class IV family protein codes for MPAESALRDGEPAGFELIETLRWEPGFGFVRLERHLRRLYASAAELGFAFEAEKVGKSLSTALNGAAGPMRVRLALSQGGDASTSAHPFEPVSAGKVWRVQIARTRLSSTDVLLRHKTTRRQIYTQARAEHLIHQADEVLMANERGEICEGTIANVFADFGDGVLLTPRLDCGLLPGVLRAELLDQGKAREAVLTLEQLRAAKALFVGNSLRGLIPAQLAFAPVD; via the coding sequence ATGCCTGCTGAAAGCGCGCTTCGCGACGGGGAGCCTGCCGGCTTCGAGCTGATTGAAACGCTGCGGTGGGAGCCCGGCTTCGGCTTCGTGCGCCTGGAGCGGCATCTGCGCAGGCTCTACGCCTCGGCCGCCGAACTCGGCTTCGCCTTCGAAGCCGAGAAGGTCGGCAAGTCGCTCTCCACCGCGCTCAATGGCGCTGCAGGCCCCATGCGCGTGCGCCTCGCGCTGTCGCAGGGCGGCGACGCCAGCACGTCGGCGCACCCCTTCGAGCCTGTGTCGGCCGGTAAGGTCTGGAGGGTCCAGATCGCACGAACCCGTCTCTCGTCGACGGACGTGCTCCTGCGCCACAAGACGACGCGGCGGCAGATATACACGCAGGCCCGAGCAGAACACCTGATCCATCAGGCGGACGAGGTGCTGATGGCAAATGAACGGGGCGAAATCTGCGAGGGCACCATTGCAAACGTCTTTGCCGATTTCGGCGACGGCGTGCTTTTGACGCCCCGCCTCGACTGCGGGCTGCTGCCGGGCGTCCTGCGCGCCGAACTGCTCGACCAGGGCAAGGCGCGCGAGGCGGTGCTGACGCTGGAGCAGCTCCGCGCGGCGAAGGCGCTGTTCGTCGGCAACTCGCTGCGCGGGCTGATCCCTGCGCAGCTTGCATTCGCGCCGGTAGATTGA
- the hemH gene encoding ferrochelatase, protein MNAPTLTQDAKALGSKAPGPLPAGHPVLKQPKVGVLLINLGTPDGTDYKSMWRYLREFLSDPRVIEMPRVAWYPILYGMVLTTRPQKTGKNYQLIWNREKDESPLRTYTRGQSEKLAAALADLPNVVVEWGMRYGNPSTASAVDALTAQGCSRIVVLPLYPQYSATTTATANDQFFRKLMTMRDQPSIRSIPAYYDEPVYIDALAASMERHLKTLDFEPEVVLASYHGIPKAYFEKGDPYHCHCLKTTRLLRERLGWDETRLISTFQSRFGAQEWLQPYTDKTVERLAKEGVKSIAIINPGFSADCIETLEEIDGEVREIFLHAGGKNFAHIPCLNDSPEGMAVIEALVRRELFGWA, encoded by the coding sequence ATGAACGCGCCCACACTGACGCAAGATGCAAAAGCCCTTGGCTCAAAGGCCCCTGGCCCGCTGCCGGCCGGCCACCCGGTCCTGAAACAGCCCAAGGTCGGCGTCCTGCTGATCAATCTCGGCACGCCCGACGGCACCGACTACAAGTCGATGTGGCGCTACCTGCGCGAGTTCCTGTCCGATCCGCGCGTCATCGAGATGCCGCGCGTCGCCTGGTACCCGATCCTCTACGGCATGGTGCTCACCACGCGGCCGCAGAAGACCGGCAAGAACTACCAGCTGATCTGGAACCGCGAGAAGGACGAGTCGCCGCTGCGCACCTACACCCGGGGCCAGAGCGAGAAGCTGGCGGCGGCTCTCGCCGACCTGCCCAACGTCGTCGTCGAGTGGGGGATGCGCTACGGCAACCCGTCGACGGCGAGCGCGGTGGACGCCTTGACCGCCCAGGGATGCAGCCGCATCGTCGTGCTGCCGCTCTATCCGCAATATTCGGCGACCACGACGGCGACGGCCAACGACCAGTTTTTCCGCAAGCTGATGACGATGCGCGACCAGCCGTCGATCCGCAGCATCCCCGCCTACTACGACGAGCCGGTCTACATCGACGCGCTGGCAGCCTCGATGGAAAGGCACCTCAAGACGCTCGATTTCGAGCCCGAGGTGGTGCTCGCCTCCTACCACGGCATTCCAAAAGCCTATTTCGAGAAGGGCGACCCCTATCACTGCCATTGCCTGAAAACGACGCGCCTGCTGCGGGAGCGTCTCGGCTGGGACGAGACGCGACTGATCTCAACCTTCCAGTCGCGCTTCGGCGCGCAGGAATGGCTGCAGCCCTACACCGACAAGACGGTGGAAAGACTGGCGAAGGAAGGTGTCAAGTCGATCGCCATCATCAATCCCGGTTTCTCGGCCGACTGCATCGAGACGCTGGAGGAGATCGACGGCGAGGTGCGCGAGATTTTTCTCCACGCCGGCGGCAAGAACTTCGCCCACATCCCCTGCCTGAACGACAGCCCAGAGGGCATGGCCGTGATCGAGGCACTGGTGCGGCGGGAACTGTTCGGCTGGGCGTAG
- a CDS encoding aminodeoxychorismate synthase component I → MAPPFILFRDDLAGRELLFEAPRELIVADTPADFFAALERAEAARAAGRWLAGYFSYEAGFLFEPKLAAIMPEGRRVPLLTLGVFDAPADRGSQQQAAQPTNGPIFEARARWTFDDYRERFERLHRHIRLGDCYQGNLTFPIDAEWSGDPLADFDALTARQPVRYGALAALGGPVVLSRSPELFFQVDQEGWIETHPMKGTAPRGETAVEDERLKEFLRNDPKNQAENRMIVDLLRNDISRITEVGTLDVPELFRIESYPTVHQMVSRVRARLTPGTTIADIFRALFPCGSITGAPKMRAMEILRELEDTPRDAYCGAIGWIAPGGPMRFSVAIRTITLFPEGKAVYNVGGGVVFDSTAEEEYAECLLKARFATGSLPASS, encoded by the coding sequence ATGGCCCCGCCCTTCATTCTCTTCCGGGACGACCTTGCCGGGCGCGAGCTGCTGTTCGAGGCGCCGCGGGAGCTGATCGTCGCCGATACGCCGGCCGACTTCTTCGCCGCCCTGGAGCGAGCCGAGGCCGCGCGCGCGGCGGGCAGATGGCTCGCCGGCTATTTTTCCTACGAGGCCGGGTTTCTGTTCGAGCCGAAGCTTGCGGCGATCATGCCCGAGGGACGGCGCGTCCCGCTCCTGACGCTGGGCGTGTTCGATGCGCCCGCGGACCGCGGCAGCCAGCAACAGGCGGCGCAGCCCACCAACGGCCCGATCTTCGAAGCTCGGGCGCGCTGGACCTTCGATGACTACCGCGAACGCTTCGAGCGGCTTCACCGGCACATCCGCCTGGGCGACTGTTACCAGGGCAACCTGACCTTCCCCATCGATGCGGAATGGTCGGGCGATCCGCTTGCCGATTTCGACGCCCTGACGGCCCGCCAGCCGGTGCGCTACGGGGCGCTGGCCGCGCTCGGCGGCCCGGTGGTGCTGTCGCGCTCGCCTGAACTGTTCTTCCAGGTGGACCAGGAAGGCTGGATCGAAACGCATCCGATGAAGGGCACGGCGCCGCGCGGCGAGACAGCGGTGGAGGACGAGCGCCTGAAGGAGTTCTTGCGCAACGATCCGAAGAACCAGGCCGAGAACCGCATGATCGTCGACCTGCTGCGCAACGACATCTCGCGCATCACCGAGGTCGGCACGCTCGACGTGCCCGAGCTGTTTCGCATCGAAAGCTATCCGACCGTCCACCAGATGGTAAGCAGGGTTCGCGCCCGGCTGACGCCCGGAACGACGATCGCGGACATTTTTCGCGCGCTGTTCCCCTGCGGCTCGATCACCGGCGCGCCGAAGATGCGGGCGATGGAGATCCTGCGCGAGCTGGAAGACACGCCACGCGACGCCTATTGCGGCGCCATCGGCTGGATCGCGCCGGGCGGCCCGATGCGGTTTTCGGTGGCCATCCGCACCATCACGCTCTTTCCAGAAGGCAAGGCAGTCTACAATGTGGGCGGCGGCGTGGTTTTCGATTCCACGGCCGAGGAGGAGTATGCCGAATGCCTGCTGAAAGCGCGCTTCGCGACGGGGAGCCTGCCGGCTTCGAGCTGA
- a CDS encoding CopG family ribbon-helix-helix protein — protein MTASETFSVRLSPETKRELEEYARATKRSSAFIVKEAVEAHLSERRAYLAAVEEAEREVERGETIPGDEVIDWLRSWGRPDELPAPSARRSKVA, from the coding sequence ATGACCGCAAGCGAGACATTTTCTGTACGCCTTTCCCCGGAGACAAAGCGGGAACTGGAGGAGTATGCGCGGGCCACAAAACGCTCCAGCGCCTTCATCGTGAAGGAGGCCGTCGAAGCCCACCTGTCCGAACGACGCGCCTACCTCGCGGCAGTGGAGGAGGCCGAGCGTGAAGTTGAGCGGGGCGAAACGATCCCGGGAGACGAAGTCATCGATTGGCTCCGCTCGTGGGGCAGGCCTGACGAACTGCCGGCTCCAAGCGCGCGCAGATCCAAAGTCGCGTAG
- a CDS encoding homospermidine synthase has product MANGKWPVYGEITGPIVIIGFGSIGRGALPLIERHFKFDKSRMVVIDPRDDDRKLLDERGIKFVHEAVTKKNYKKLLTPLLTKGGGQAFCVNLSVDTGSVDLMRLTRKLGALYVDTVIEPWLGFYFDAKADNASRTNYALRESLLEEKRAHPGGTTAVSTCGANPGMVSWFVKQALVNLARDLKIDFEEPVNGDREGWAKLMKKAGVKGIHIAERDTQRTKKPKPLNVFWNTWSVEGFISEGLQPAELGWGTHEKWMPKNARKHKKGSKAGIFLEQPGANTRVRSWCPTPGAQYGFLVTHNESISIADFFTLRDKKGKVSYRPTCNYAYHPCNDAVLSMHEMFGQAGKAQPVQHVLDENELVDGVDELGVLLYGHDKNAYWYGSQLSLEEARKLAPYQNATGLQVTSAVLAGMVWALENPEAGIVEADEVDYRRCLEVQLPYLGPVNGYYTDWTPLDGRPGLFPEDIDKKDPWQFRNILVR; this is encoded by the coding sequence ATGGCGAACGGCAAATGGCCCGTCTACGGCGAGATCACCGGTCCAATCGTGATCATCGGCTTCGGCTCGATCGGACGCGGGGCGCTGCCGCTCATCGAGCGCCATTTCAAGTTCGACAAGTCGCGCATGGTGGTCATCGATCCTCGCGACGACGACCGCAAGCTGCTCGACGAGCGCGGTATCAAGTTCGTTCACGAGGCGGTCACCAAGAAGAATTACAAGAAGCTCCTGACGCCGCTGCTCACCAAGGGTGGCGGTCAGGCCTTCTGCGTCAACCTCTCCGTCGACACCGGCTCGGTCGACCTGATGCGGCTCACCCGCAAGCTGGGCGCCCTCTATGTCGACACGGTGATCGAGCCCTGGCTGGGATTCTACTTCGACGCCAAGGCCGACAATGCCAGCCGGACCAACTATGCGCTGCGCGAATCGCTTCTGGAAGAAAAGCGCGCGCACCCGGGCGGCACGACCGCGGTCTCCACCTGCGGCGCCAATCCGGGCATGGTGTCCTGGTTCGTCAAGCAGGCTCTGGTCAACCTCGCCAGGGACCTCAAGATCGACTTCGAGGAGCCCGTGAACGGCGACCGCGAGGGCTGGGCGAAGCTGATGAAGAAGGCCGGCGTCAAGGGCATCCACATCGCCGAGCGCGACACCCAGCGCACCAAGAAGCCGAAGCCGCTGAACGTCTTCTGGAACACCTGGTCGGTAGAGGGCTTCATTTCTGAGGGCCTGCAGCCCGCAGAACTCGGCTGGGGCACCCACGAGAAGTGGATGCCGAAGAATGCGCGCAAGCACAAGAAGGGCTCGAAGGCCGGCATCTTCCTGGAGCAGCCCGGCGCCAACACCCGCGTGCGCTCCTGGTGCCCGACGCCGGGCGCGCAGTACGGGTTCCTGGTCACCCACAACGAGTCGATCTCCATCGCCGATTTCTTCACGCTGCGCGACAAGAAGGGCAAGGTGAGCTACCGCCCGACCTGCAACTACGCCTACCACCCCTGCAACGACGCGGTTCTGTCGATGCACGAGATGTTCGGCCAGGCCGGCAAGGCACAGCCGGTGCAGCATGTGCTGGACGAGAACGAGTTGGTGGATGGTGTCGACGAGCTCGGCGTGCTGCTCTACGGGCACGACAAGAACGCATACTGGTACGGTTCGCAACTGTCGCTGGAGGAAGCGCGCAAGCTGGCGCCCTACCAGAACGCGACCGGCCTGCAGGTCACGTCGGCCGTGCTCGCCGGCATGGTCTGGGCGCTGGAGAACCCCGAAGCGGGCATCGTCGAGGCTGACGAGGTCGACTATCGCCGCTGCCTCGAGGTTCAGCTTCCGTATCTCGGTCCCGTCAACGGCTATTACACGGACTGGACCCCGCTCGACGGGCGGCCCGGGCTGTTCCCGGAGGACATCGACAAGAAGGACCCCTGGCAGTTCCGCAACATCCTGGTCAGATAA
- a CDS encoding type II toxin-antitoxin system RelE/ParE family toxin → MRIEISSSAERDLREIRAYIGADNPGAADEVAGRIVKVFLLIRANPEIGRPSESGSTREWSVPGLPYVIPYKVRSGVLYILRIYHTRRLRPPNWQ, encoded by the coding sequence GTGAGGATCGAGATCTCCAGCTCTGCCGAACGCGATCTTCGTGAAATCCGCGCGTACATAGGCGCAGACAATCCGGGTGCCGCTGACGAGGTCGCGGGACGCATCGTCAAGGTGTTTCTCCTTATACGCGCAAATCCCGAGATCGGTCGCCCGAGCGAGTCTGGATCGACCCGCGAGTGGTCGGTGCCGGGACTTCCATACGTCATACCTTACAAGGTACGATCCGGCGTCCTTTATATCCTGCGCATCTACCACACCCGCCGCCTGAGACCGCCCAATTGGCAGTGA
- a CDS encoding 5'-nucleotidase C-terminal domain-containing protein: MKKLAAIAALSASAVGLSAGVSFADYTLTILHINDWHSRIESNNKYESTCSAEEEGKGECIGGAARLITAINQEREKLKDQNVILLNAGDNFQGSLFYTTYKGKAEGEFLNQMKFDAMALGNHEFDDGEEALVPFIEQAQFPILGVNIKPNNQSKANGKIKPSVVLEVGGQKIGIVGAVTTETPEIAAPGPNIQIEDDVANIAAEVKKLAGEGVDKIIALTHIGYPREMEMIAKIPGVDVVVGGHTHTLLSNTDPKATGPYPTMVDNPLGYKVPVVQAASYSKVLGELQVTFSDIGIVKEAKGDPIPLDSTVKADENVLKRIAELGAPIEDLKKQEVGETTGPIDGSRESCRARECEMGNLVSDAVLDRTKAQGVTIAISNGGGLRASIDQGVVTMGEVLTVLPFQNTIATFQIKGEDLVAALEGGLSQLEDGAGRFPQVAGLKYSFDKSVKPDEGRIKDVQVMDGGNWAPIDPAKLYTVATNNYVRGGGDGYKIFAEKAQNAYDFGPGLEQVVADYLGKNRPYTPKIEGRITELAQAEPAPAPAAPTADTATTPATPDLPAASGDIANTPPTVETPAAAAPAETAQTQPADAEKTHVVVIGDNYWNLAETYYHDGEKWMLIKEANGHEPKALPVGATLKIPAAVH; this comes from the coding sequence ATGAAGAAGCTCGCCGCCATTGCCGCCTTGTCGGCCTCGGCTGTCGGCCTTTCGGCGGGGGTATCCTTTGCCGACTACACGTTGACCATTCTTCACATCAACGACTGGCACAGCCGGATCGAATCCAACAACAAATACGAGTCGACCTGCTCTGCCGAAGAAGAAGGCAAGGGCGAATGCATCGGCGGCGCAGCCCGGCTCATCACCGCGATCAACCAGGAGCGCGAGAAGCTGAAGGACCAGAACGTCATCCTTCTGAATGCCGGCGACAACTTCCAGGGCTCGCTGTTCTACACGACATACAAGGGCAAGGCCGAGGGCGAGTTCCTCAACCAGATGAAGTTCGACGCCATGGCGCTCGGCAACCACGAGTTTGACGACGGCGAGGAAGCGCTGGTGCCGTTCATCGAACAGGCGCAGTTCCCGATCCTCGGCGTCAACATCAAGCCGAACAACCAGTCGAAGGCGAACGGGAAGATCAAGCCGTCCGTCGTGCTGGAGGTCGGCGGCCAGAAGATCGGCATCGTCGGCGCGGTGACGACAGAAACGCCCGAAATCGCAGCGCCGGGCCCCAACATCCAGATCGAGGACGACGTCGCCAACATCGCGGCTGAGGTGAAGAAGCTCGCCGGCGAGGGCGTCGACAAGATCATCGCGCTGACCCACATCGGCTACCCGCGCGAGATGGAGATGATCGCCAAGATCCCGGGCGTCGACGTCGTGGTGGGTGGGCACACCCACACGCTGCTCTCCAACACCGATCCCAAGGCGACGGGACCGTATCCGACGATGGTGGACAACCCGCTGGGCTATAAGGTGCCGGTGGTGCAGGCCGCGTCCTATTCGAAGGTGCTTGGCGAACTGCAGGTCACCTTCAGCGACATCGGCATCGTCAAGGAAGCCAAGGGCGACCCGATCCCGCTCGACAGCACGGTGAAGGCGGACGAAAACGTTCTGAAGCGCATCGCCGAACTCGGCGCGCCGATCGAGGATCTGAAGAAGCAGGAGGTCGGCGAGACGACCGGGCCGATCGACGGCAGCCGCGAGAGCTGTCGTGCGCGGGAATGCGAGATGGGCAACCTGGTCTCCGACGCGGTGCTCGACCGCACAAAGGCTCAGGGCGTGACCATCGCCATCTCCAATGGCGGCGGGCTTCGCGCCTCGATCGACCAGGGCGTCGTGACGATGGGCGAGGTGCTGACGGTGCTGCCGTTCCAGAACACCATCGCCACCTTCCAGATCAAGGGCGAGGACCTGGTCGCCGCGCTCGAAGGGGGCTTGAGCCAGCTCGAGGACGGGGCCGGCCGCTTCCCTCAGGTGGCCGGGCTGAAATACTCCTTCGACAAGTCGGTCAAGCCAGACGAAGGCCGCATCAAGGACGTGCAGGTGATGGACGGCGGCAACTGGGCGCCGATCGATCCGGCAAAACTCTACACGGTCGCGACCAACAACTACGTGCGCGGCGGCGGCGACGGCTACAAGATCTTTGCCGAGAAAGCGCAGAACGCCTATGACTTCGGCCCGGGGCTGGAGCAGGTGGTCGCCGACTACCTGGGCAAGAATCGCCCCTACACGCCAAAGATCGAGGGCCGCATCACCGAATTGGCGCAGGCCGAGCCTGCCCCTGCCCCGGCAGCGCCTACCGCTGACACGGCCACGACGCCCGCGACCCCGGACCTGCCGGCAGCCTCCGGCGACATCGCCAACACGCCGCCGACGGTCGAGACACCCGCAGCGGCCGCTCCGGCAGAGACCGCCCAGACGCAGCCGGCCGATGCGGAAAAGACCCACGTGGTCGTCATCGGCGACAACTACTGGAACCTCGCCGAAACCTACTACCACGATGGCGAGAAGTGGATGCTGATCAAGGAGGCCAACGGCCATGAGCCGAAGGCCCTGCCGGTCGGCGCGACCCTGAAGATCCCGGCCGCCGTGCATTAG